The DNA segment GGTGGTAATACCGGAAAGTTCGGTGATTTTTTCCACGTCTTGAGGGGTCAGGTAATGGGCATAGTACTCTTTGTCCGCCCCGGTTGCCTGCATCAACAGGGGAATACACAACAACAGGACCAGCATCGGGTAAATGATCGCGCGTTGCATGAACTGAACTCCGTGAATATTGTGGTGGATTGTGTTTTTGCCGGATTGTTCCGGCTGATGAACTATACCATTTTCCACAAGTTCGGGCAACTGGGAAAGGGAGGGAATTTCATTGCATCCCGGTTTCGATTGGAGTTTGGGAGGCAATCCCGTTACGGGCTGACAAGTGGTTGCAGCTTTTGCAGCAATACGGGGGAAAAGGTGATGGCCGCGCCCCGGGTATCCAGGGGATACATGATGGTGTCGGCTCGGAAAATCGTTTCGTTGCTTCCTGAATTGCGCCCTGTATAGGCGAGGTAGATCGACCCCGGGGTCAGGCGTTCGGCCGTGGCCCGGACCACCACGGCGTCTCCCCGGCGGCAGGGTGAAAGGCATCGCAGGGTGAAGTTGACCGTTACCAGGTTCACACCAGCGCTTTCCATTTCCCCGATCGACACCCCGTTGTGGTCAAAGAACTTGTGCTTGGTGATGTTAACCCACTCCACGTAGCGGTTGAAGTTGATCAATCCGAAGGGATCGCACTCGCTGTCGTCAACGGCGAAGCGGGTTTCCGTGTAGCGTCCGGGCATCATCAGCCTCCCGGGGGAAATTCCCCTTTCCATTTTAGACTTGCGCTCCTCGAAAAAGCAATCATAAAATAAACAGGGGCGGATACTGTTTATCGAGATGCCGGCTCAGGGCGTGTATTCCACGGCACCAATGTCATGGGGCGGGATTCGCAGGTTGCGAAAGTAATCAGTCTTGACGGTGCTGAGGGGCAAGCCGGCATCGATGCAGGGGCTGGTATGGGACAAATTAAAACCGTTGGCGAGGCCGGGGTCGGCCATGAAAGACAGGATTTCGGCGGCCATGTGGCTGCGCCACCCGGCCAGGTTACCGGAAAATTCCATTCCCGGGCGGTTGTCCTCGAAACGTGCCGAACCACCCCAGTAACAGTTTGCATTCATGTCCACGGGCCCTTCCAGGCCATCTAGCCTGCCGAGCGAGTCGTGGTAAAAAGTGCGGATCTCCACCAGGGCGGCTGACAGTTCCGGGGATTGCCACACGATGTTGTTTTTAATAGCCGGGTTTATGGATGCCGGCCGGCCGTTGATGTCCGTGTCCCAGTCCTGTAGTGTAATGCCGAAGTAAATGGGGCTGTGTTGACCCGACTTGGCGGAATCGATAATGGTGTTGTTTAAGACACGGGCATTGCGCGCGGCGAATAGCCCGATGCCCGCGTAATGGGTGTTGCGTACCACGCAGTTCTTCACCGTGCCGTTGATGTTTTCGTAGTAGCGGGGATTGACCGTGGTGTCGAAGTATTCGGGGCTGGTGTCAAACCCCAGCAGGATGCCCCCCGCACCGCAGTTTTCAACCAGGCAGCGGTTAACCACGCATGCCGTGGCGCCCCCTTTCAGGTAAATCCCGTTGGTGGCGGTATCGTGGATCCGGCAATCAACAATAAGCGTGCGGTCTCCATTCACGTTGTCGATGCCTTCGGCGTTGCCGTCATCCCGGAATCCGGAATGAAAAATTTCACAGTTTCGGATCACAATGTCGTCGCAACCGGGCTTGATCTTGATGCAATCCCGGCCCGTGTGGTGGATGATACAGTTTTCCACCAGGATATCCGATGCTCCGCCGCGGTCCGCCTCTCCCCAGTCCCACCTGGTTTCAAAGGAAATCCCGTAGTAATATCCCCCGGCCACGGCCAGGCGCTGGAGGCGGCCTCCCGAGGAATCGACGTCGAACGCAACTACCACGTCATAATTGTCTCTATCCTCTACGGGGCAGATGATGCGCGCCCATTCGTCATGTTTGGAACGGATGGTGATGCGCGGTTGACGGATGCGCACGGCTTCATTGTATATGCCGCCGCGCAGGATCAGGGTATCTCCCGCAACGGCCACGTTGTCCAGCACGTGTTGAATGGTGCGGTACGGCGCTTCCCGGGTGCCGCTGCCGTTGTCGTCGCTGCCGGAAGGGGAGATAAAGATGCCCTCATCAATGTATTGCTCATCCGCGGGAGGAGCGGTTTCGGCGGGGATGCCGTAAGTTTCCCCCTGTTGGGGGTTGCTGTCGTCGCCGGGATCATTTCCGTTTTCCGGGTTTCCCGGTTGACAGGATGCGAATAGAAAGAGAAGCAGAAGTCCCAATGTCAAAGCCCGGCCACCTTTATGCATCGTTCTTTCCTCCCTGGTGGCCACATGGTACCCCAACGACAACGGCCAGGCAATTTTCTTCCCGGCGAACCAGTTCAGGGGCCATCGGTTTTTTGTCAACGGTGAGAGCCGAAGAGTCGGGTAAGCACGGCTCTGGCGCCGCGTCCCTTGCCCATGGTAAAGAGATGCAGGCCCGGGGCCCCGGCCTCGAGCAGTTCCCCGGCCAGTTCCGCTACGGAATCGGTTCCTCTTTTGAAAGCCTCTTTGGCAGTCCGTGCTTCGCAAATGCTTTGAACCAGGGCATCCGGCAGACTGACGAAAAAGGTTCGCGGGATGCGTTCCAGTTGTCTTGGTGTGGTAATGGGTTTGATGCCGGGGATGATGGGGACGGTGATGCCCGCTTCCCGGGCCCGGGCAACGTAATCTTTGTAGAGCCGCGCGGAAAAGAACATCTGGGTCACCACGTAATCCGCGCCCTGGTCAACTTTTTCTTTCAGGTGCCGGATGTCGGTTTCCCTGTTTGCGGCTTCGACATGTTTTTCCGGGTATCCCGCCACTCCGATTGAAAAGCTGGTGGGCACGGGATCATCCAGCGCGTCCACGTACACGCCTTGATTCATGTCGCGGATCTGGGCCACCAGGTCGGCGGCAAAGGCGTAGCCGTCCTTTTTAGGGCGGAAAAGGCTCTGCCCCGGAGGCGGATCACCCCGCAGGGCCAGGATGTTGCGGATTCCCAGGTAATGGAGGTCGATCAGCGCGTCTTCGGTTTCCCAGCGATCGAACCCGCCACAGATGAGGTGG comes from the Candidatus Aminicenantes bacterium genome and includes:
- a CDS encoding acyl-CoA thioesterase; this encodes MPGRYTETRFAVDDSECDPFGLINFNRYVEWVNITKHKFFDHNGVSIGEMESAGVNLVTVNFTLRCLSPCRRGDAVVVRATAERLTPGSIYLAYTGRNSGSNETIFRADTIMYPLDTRGAAITFSPVLLQKLQPLVSP
- a CDS encoding right-handed parallel beta-helix repeat-containing protein; translated protein: MHKGGRALTLGLLLLFLFASCQPGNPENGNDPGDDSNPQQGETYGIPAETAPPADEQYIDEGIFISPSGSDDNGSGTREAPYRTIQHVLDNVAVAGDTLILRGGIYNEAVRIRQPRITIRSKHDEWARIICPVEDRDNYDVVVAFDVDSSGGRLQRLAVAGGYYYGISFETRWDWGEADRGGASDILVENCIIHHTGRDCIKIKPGCDDIVIRNCEIFHSGFRDDGNAEGIDNVNGDRTLIVDCRIHDTATNGIYLKGGATACVVNRCLVENCGAGGILLGFDTSPEYFDTTVNPRYYENINGTVKNCVVRNTHYAGIGLFAARNARVLNNTIIDSAKSGQHSPIYFGITLQDWDTDINGRPASINPAIKNNIVWQSPELSAALVEIRTFYHDSLGRLDGLEGPVDMNANCYWGGSARFEDNRPGMEFSGNLAGWRSHMAAEILSFMADPGLANGFNLSHTSPCIDAGLPLSTVKTDYFRNLRIPPHDIGAVEYTP
- a CDS encoding methylenetetrahydrofolate reductase [NAD(P)H]: MTRVTERLQNGDRPLLSLEITPPDRGQSIDELFHNIDSLMPMSPEFINVTYHQAYEDYEEKNGSIVRRPRRKKPGTVGICAAIKNRFAVEPVAHLICGGFDRWETEDALIDLHYLGIRNILALRGDPPPGQSLFRPKKDGYAFAADLVAQIRDMNQGVYVDALDDPVPTSFSIGVAGYPEKHVEAANRETDIRHLKEKVDQGADYVVTQMFFSARLYKDYVARAREAGITVPIIPGIKPITTPRQLERIPRTFFVSLPDALVQSICEARTAKEAFKRGTDSVAELAGELLEAGAPGLHLFTMGKGRGARAVLTRLFGSHR